One genomic segment of Pseudonocardia sp. T1-2H includes these proteins:
- a CDS encoding MFS transporter yields MLVAPRRPVLPRPVAFATLSAVLVAVMVGAGAPAPLYVLYQQEFGLPDSAVTSAFVLYILPAALVLLVGGRLSDHVGRRPVALLAVLLGLAGSSVLFAVDGLGTLLLGRVLQGLAAGLTTGALGAYVVDLQGPGRGVLAAAVAGAGPTVGLALGAVGSGALVQFGGMPPSTVFVIVAVVLCAGALGLALAPETCARRPGALRSLRPQMTVPRGTRPLFAAVTCGFVASWALGGFYQTLGPSVGAHLLGHDGRLFGGIVVASLVGSSVLGGPLTGPLRPFPAVLVGNGLLALGTVVAVVSTGLGAAVPFLLGSVVAGTGFGAVFAGGLRLLLGGADQDTRGGLLSAGFLVAYLGSAVPTFVAGRLTPRWGLWGVTVGVGALVVLLALVSSGIALGVRREPAR; encoded by the coding sequence ATGCTCGTCGCTCCCCGCCGCCCCGTGCTGCCCCGGCCGGTGGCCTTCGCGACCCTGTCGGCGGTGCTCGTCGCGGTGATGGTCGGGGCGGGCGCCCCCGCCCCGCTCTACGTGCTCTACCAGCAGGAGTTCGGGCTGCCGGACTCCGCGGTGACCAGTGCGTTCGTGCTCTACATCCTCCCGGCGGCGCTGGTGCTGCTCGTCGGCGGCCGGCTGTCGGACCATGTCGGACGTCGCCCGGTGGCGCTCCTGGCGGTGCTGCTGGGGCTGGCCGGATCTTCGGTGCTGTTCGCCGTCGACGGGCTCGGAACGCTGCTGCTCGGCCGGGTGCTGCAGGGCCTCGCCGCCGGTCTGACGACGGGTGCGCTGGGCGCCTACGTCGTCGACCTGCAGGGTCCGGGCCGCGGCGTCCTCGCCGCCGCCGTCGCCGGGGCCGGCCCGACGGTCGGGCTGGCGCTGGGCGCGGTCGGGTCCGGGGCGCTGGTCCAGTTCGGCGGGATGCCGCCGTCGACCGTGTTCGTGATCGTCGCCGTCGTGCTGTGTGCCGGCGCGCTCGGCCTCGCGCTCGCCCCGGAGACCTGCGCGCGCCGACCCGGTGCGCTTCGGTCGTTGCGGCCGCAGATGACCGTGCCCCGCGGGACGCGCCCCCTCTTCGCCGCGGTGACCTGCGGCTTCGTGGCGTCCTGGGCGCTCGGTGGCTTCTACCAGACGCTCGGGCCGTCGGTGGGCGCGCACCTGCTCGGCCACGACGGGCGGCTCTTCGGCGGGATCGTCGTCGCCTCCCTGGTCGGGTCCAGCGTGCTGGGTGGGCCGCTCACGGGCCCGCTGCGGCCCTTCCCCGCGGTGCTCGTGGGCAACGGGTTGCTCGCGCTGGGCACGGTGGTGGCGGTGGTGTCGACCGGCCTGGGAGCCGCCGTTCCGTTCCTGCTGGGCAGCGTCGTCGCCGGCACCGGCTTCGGGGCCGTGTTCGCGGGCGGCCTTCGACTGCTGCTCGGCGGCGCGGACCAGGACACCCGGGGCGGGCTCCTCTCGGCCGGCTTCCTCGTCGCCTACCTCGGGTCCGCCGTGCCCACGTTCGTCGCCGGCCGGTTGACGCCCCGCTGGGGGCTGTGGGGCGTGACGGTCGGGGTCGGTGCGCTGGTCGTGCTGCTCGCGCTGGTGTCGTCGGGGATCGCGCTCGGCGTCCGGCGGGAGCCCGCGCGGTAG
- a CDS encoding NAD(+) synthase yields MTDFWSAYRHGFLRVAAATITTALAQPAANAASVLAQARDLDADGVGLVVFPELTLSGYSLEDIVMQDSLLEAVEVALADVVAGSADLLPVLVVGAPLRLRHRIHNCAVVIHRGRVLGVTPKSYLPTYREFYERRQMAPGDDVRGTIRVAGTEVPFGPDLLFSASDVPGFVLHVEVCEDMWVPVPPSAEAALAGATVLANLSGSPITIGRAEDRKLMCRSASSRCLAAYVYAAAGEGESTTDLSWDGQTMIYENGVLLAETERFPRGPRNSVADVDLGLLRNERLRMGTFDDNRRHHAARLDEFRTVEFALEPPRGDIGLLRDLERFPFVPADESRLEQDCYEAYNIQVSGLEQRLRALRQPKIVIGVSGGLDSTHALIVAARAMDRENRPRSDILAFTLPGFATGEHTKGNAYRLGKALGVTFEEIDITETARLMLKNLGHPFSAGEPVYDVTFENVQAGLRTDYLFRAANQRNGIVLGTGDLSELALGWSTYGVGDQMSHYNVNGGVPKTLIQHLIRWVISSKQFDDEVGEVLQSVLDTEITPGSCPRPTARRCRAARRRSARTRCRTSRCSTCCAGGSGRRRSRSSPGTRGATRRRGTGRSGSRRTSAGRSRWRTSASGPRCSRSASTASPSSSGAPCPTARRCPRAAACPRAGTGVRRAT; encoded by the coding sequence GTGACGGACTTCTGGTCGGCCTACCGCCACGGCTTCCTGCGGGTCGCCGCAGCCACGATCACCACCGCCCTCGCGCAGCCCGCCGCCAACGCGGCCTCCGTGCTGGCGCAGGCCCGGGACCTCGACGCGGACGGCGTCGGCCTCGTGGTGTTCCCCGAGCTCACCCTCTCCGGGTACTCCCTCGAGGACATCGTGATGCAGGACTCCCTGCTCGAGGCCGTGGAGGTGGCGCTCGCCGACGTCGTGGCGGGGTCCGCGGACCTGCTGCCGGTGCTCGTCGTCGGCGCGCCGCTGCGCTTGCGGCACCGCATCCACAACTGTGCCGTCGTGATCCACCGCGGGCGGGTGCTCGGGGTGACGCCGAAGTCCTACCTGCCGACGTACCGGGAGTTCTACGAGCGCCGGCAGATGGCCCCCGGGGACGACGTGCGCGGCACGATCCGGGTCGCCGGGACGGAGGTCCCGTTCGGCCCGGACCTGCTGTTCTCCGCCTCGGACGTGCCCGGGTTCGTGCTGCACGTCGAGGTCTGCGAGGACATGTGGGTCCCGGTCCCGCCGAGCGCCGAGGCGGCGCTCGCGGGCGCGACGGTCCTCGCCAACCTGTCCGGCAGCCCGATCACGATCGGCCGCGCGGAGGACCGGAAGCTGATGTGCCGCTCCGCGTCGTCGCGCTGCCTGGCGGCCTACGTCTACGCCGCGGCGGGCGAGGGCGAGTCCACCACGGACCTGTCCTGGGACGGCCAGACGATGATCTACGAGAACGGTGTGCTGCTCGCCGAGACCGAGCGCTTCCCGAGGGGACCGCGGAACTCGGTCGCGGACGTCGACCTGGGGCTGCTGCGCAACGAGCGGCTGCGGATGGGCACGTTCGACGACAACCGGCGCCACCACGCGGCGCGGCTGGACGAGTTCCGGACCGTGGAGTTCGCGCTGGAGCCGCCGCGCGGGGACATCGGGCTGCTCCGCGACCTCGAGCGCTTCCCGTTCGTGCCCGCGGACGAGAGCCGGCTCGAGCAGGACTGCTACGAGGCCTACAACATCCAGGTCAGCGGCCTGGAGCAGCGGCTGCGTGCTCTTCGCCAGCCGAAGATCGTCATCGGCGTGTCCGGCGGTCTGGACTCGACGCACGCGCTGATCGTCGCGGCACGGGCGATGGACCGCGAGAACCGCCCCCGCAGCGACATCCTCGCGTTCACCCTGCCCGGCTTCGCCACGGGCGAGCACACCAAGGGCAATGCCTACCGGCTCGGCAAGGCCCTCGGGGTGACGTTCGAGGAGATCGACATCACCGAGACCGCCCGACTCATGCTGAAGAACCTGGGCCACCCGTTCTCCGCGGGTGAGCCCGTCTACGACGTGACGTTCGAGAACGTTCAGGCCGGGCTGCGGACGGACTACCTGTTCCGCGCGGCGAACCAGCGCAACGGGATCGTGCTCGGCACCGGGGACCTGTCCGAGCTGGCGCTGGGCTGGTCGACCTACGGCGTCGGGGACCAGATGTCGCACTACAACGTCAACGGGGGGGTGCCGAAGACCCTGATCCAGCACCTGATCCGCTGGGTGATCTCGTCGAAGCAGTTCGACGACGAGGTCGGCGAGGTCCTGCAGTCCGTCCTGGACACCGAGATCACCCCCGGCTCGTGCCCTCGACCGACGGCGCGCAGGTGCAGAGCAGCGAGGCGAAGGTCGGCCCGTACCCGCTGCAGGACTTCACGCTGTTCCACGTGCTGCGCTGGGGGTTCCGGCCGTCGAAGGTCGCGTTCCTCGCCTGGCACGCGTGGAGCGACCCGGAGAAGGGGGACTGGCCGGTCGGGTTCCCGCCGGACAAGCGCGGGGCGTTCACGATGGCGGACATCCGCAAGTGGTCCGAGGTGTTCGCGCAGCGCTTCTACGGCTTCGCCCAGTTCAAGCGGAGCGCCCTGCCCAACGGCCCGAAGGTGTCCGCGGGCGGCAGCCTGTCCCCGCGCGGGGACTGGCGTGCGCCGAGCGACATGA
- a CDS encoding LLM class F420-dependent oxidoreductase, translating to MTLAAERRWGLSVPLPGVPLREQRALVEALPDLGYTDVWSAEAAGTDAFSPLVLASQWAPSLRLGTAIAPAFTRGPATLAMSAATLANLAPGRFALGVGTSSDVIVERWNGIAFARPYQRVRDTVRFLRAAFAGGRVSETYETFAISGFTLAEAPDPVPPVLVAALRPGMLRLAGREGDGAIVNWLSADDVRTVAPFVGGGKEIVARIFVLPDVDAETARGIGRRHLAAYLNVPVYRAFHEWLGRDELKGMWDAWAAGDRKAAVAAVPDRVVDALILHGPAESVREQVEAYVEAGVTTPVLAPMGGGDPGPVIRSLGRR from the coding sequence GTGACGCTCGCTGCCGAACGCCGCTGGGGGCTGAGCGTCCCGCTCCCCGGGGTGCCGTTGCGGGAGCAGCGTGCCCTGGTCGAGGCGCTGCCCGATCTCGGCTACACGGACGTCTGGTCCGCCGAGGCCGCGGGCACCGATGCGTTCTCCCCGCTGGTCCTCGCCTCGCAATGGGCTCCGTCGCTGCGGCTCGGCACCGCGATCGCGCCCGCGTTCACCCGCGGCCCGGCCACCCTCGCGATGTCCGCGGCGACGCTGGCGAACCTCGCCCCGGGACGGTTCGCCCTGGGCGTCGGGACGTCGTCGGACGTGATCGTGGAGCGCTGGAACGGGATCGCCTTCGCCCGGCCCTACCAGCGCGTCCGGGACACCGTGCGGTTCCTGCGGGCGGCGTTCGCGGGCGGGCGGGTCAGCGAGACGTACGAGACGTTCGCGATCAGCGGGTTCACCCTCGCCGAGGCGCCGGATCCGGTGCCGCCGGTCCTGGTCGCGGCGCTGCGGCCCGGGATGCTGCGGCTCGCCGGGCGGGAGGGCGACGGCGCGATCGTCAACTGGCTCTCCGCCGACGACGTCCGGACCGTCGCACCCTTTGTCGGCGGGGGCAAGGAGATCGTGGCGCGGATCTTCGTGCTGCCGGACGTCGACGCGGAGACCGCCCGCGGGATCGGCCGCCGCCACCTCGCCGCCTACCTGAACGTGCCGGTCTACCGGGCCTTCCACGAGTGGCTGGGCCGCGACGAGCTGAAGGGGATGTGGGACGCCTGGGCCGCGGGGGACCGGAAGGCCGCGGTCGCCGCCGTCCCGGACCGCGTCGTCGACGCGCTGATCCTGCACGGGCCGGCGGAGTCCGTCCGGGAGCAGGTCGAGGCGTACGTGGAGGCAGGGGTCACCACGCCGGTACTCGCGCCGATGGGTGGCGGCGACCCCGGGCCGGTCATTCGTTCGCTGGGCAGGCGATGA
- a CDS encoding NAD(P)/FAD-dependent oxidoreductase, giving the protein MSEPKRVVIVGGGFAGYHAAKSLRRSLPEESDAEIVVVNPTDYFLYLPLLPEVSAAILDPRRVTVSIPGTLEGVRLALGTVTVVSLENRTVTYTDPEGGTHQLGYDRLVLAAGSVNKLLPIPGVTEYAHGYRGVAEALYLRDHVIRQIELSAATDDPEERAARCTFVVVGAGYTGTEVAAQGPLFTEALVKRFPELAGQRVRWLLLDIAPTVLPGLSPRMSRTADRVLRKRGVEVMMGVSVKEATTDGVHLTDDGFVPTRSLIWCVGVSPDPLIEETGLPTLKGRLIVDPTLAVPGHPEVFACGDAAAVPDLTKPGQVTPMTAQHAERQGALAGRNVAASLGHGAMRPYKHRDLGFVVDLGGTDAAAEPLHIPLSGLPAKVVTRGYHLAAMPGNRVRTAVDWLLDAVLGRQSVQLGLVPGSAVSLEAE; this is encoded by the coding sequence ATGAGCGAACCGAAGCGCGTCGTGATCGTCGGCGGTGGTTTCGCCGGGTACCACGCGGCGAAGTCCCTGCGCCGGAGCCTGCCCGAGGAGTCCGACGCCGAGATCGTCGTCGTCAACCCGACGGACTACTTCCTCTACCTGCCGCTGCTCCCCGAGGTCTCCGCGGCGATCCTGGACCCCCGCCGGGTCACGGTCTCCATCCCGGGCACGCTGGAGGGCGTCCGGCTCGCGCTGGGCACGGTCACCGTCGTCTCGCTCGAGAACAGGACCGTCACCTACACCGACCCCGAGGGCGGCACCCACCAGCTCGGCTACGACCGGCTCGTCCTGGCCGCCGGCAGCGTGAACAAGCTGCTCCCGATCCCCGGCGTCACGGAGTACGCGCACGGCTACCGCGGCGTCGCCGAGGCCCTCTACCTGCGCGACCACGTCATCCGCCAGATCGAGCTCTCCGCCGCGACCGACGACCCGGAGGAGCGCGCCGCCCGGTGCACGTTCGTCGTGGTCGGCGCGGGCTACACCGGCACCGAGGTCGCCGCGCAGGGCCCGCTCTTCACCGAGGCGCTGGTGAAACGCTTCCCCGAGCTGGCCGGGCAGCGCGTGCGCTGGCTGCTGCTCGACATCGCCCCGACCGTCCTGCCCGGCCTGAGCCCGCGGATGTCCCGGACCGCGGACAGGGTCCTGCGCAAGCGCGGCGTCGAGGTCATGATGGGCGTCTCGGTCAAGGAGGCGACCACCGACGGCGTCCACCTCACCGACGACGGCTTCGTGCCCACCCGGTCGCTGATCTGGTGCGTCGGCGTCAGCCCGGACCCGCTCATCGAGGAGACCGGCCTGCCCACCCTGAAGGGCCGGCTCATCGTCGACCCGACGCTCGCCGTCCCCGGCCATCCGGAGGTCTTCGCCTGTGGTGACGCCGCCGCCGTGCCCGACCTGACGAAGCCCGGCCAGGTCACGCCGATGACGGCACAGCACGCCGAGCGGCAGGGCGCGCTCGCCGGCAGGAACGTGGCCGCCTCACTGGGGCACGGGGCGATGCGCCCGTACAAGCATCGCGACCTGGGCTTCGTCGTCGACCTCGGTGGTACGGACGCCGCGGCCGAACCGCTGCACATCCCGCTTTCCGGTCTTCCGGCCAAGGTCGTCACCCGGGGCTACCACCTTGCGGCGATGCCCGGGAATCGCGTGCGGACGGCGGTCGACTGGCTGCTCGACGCGGTGCTCGGCCGACAGTCCGTCCAGCTCGGCCTGGTCCCTGGCTCCGCGGTATCCCTGGAGGCGGAGTGA
- a CDS encoding acetoacetate--CoA ligase codes for MSTPNDTGGPAVLRPPADDVLDTTALGRYVRWLATERGREFRSYDELWRWSVDDLEGFWSSIWDHFGVRGTYDTVLGDRDMPGAQWFPGATLNYAEHMLGLPEDADRTAVIARSQTRGPVELTFAELTDQVARARAGLRRLGVGRGDRVVGFLPNIPEALVAFLATASLGAVWASCAPEFGARSVIDRFAQIEPTVLVTVAGYTYGAKEIDKTAEVEAVRAGLPTLRHVVGVEYGPHRVPDAVSWDDLLAETEPPAFEAVPFDHPLYVLFSSGTTGLPKAIVHGHGGILLEHLKSGAFQLDTRPGDHVLWFTTTAWTMWNIIVSGLLHRAAVVLVDGNPLYPDLTEQWRIAAETGVSLLGTSPAYLMSCRKEGIEPAREVDLSKLRMLGITGSPLPDEGFEWAQEQFGDRVLVNSMSGGTDVCSGFVAGNPWLPVYRGEISAPCLGVDATAFDPEGEEIVGELGELVIRKPMPSMPVRFWNDPGDERYRSSYFEAYPGVWRHGDWVVMSSRRTFVISGRSDATLNRGGVRLGTAEFYSVVEELPEVADSLVVHLEDSGGGPGELLLFVALSDGAELDDALRARIRGALRTELSPRHVPDDIRVVPAVPRTLTGKKLETPIKQILRGRPPAEVISADAVSDFSAVAAFATPDAGSGDDT; via the coding sequence GTGAGCACGCCGAACGACACCGGTGGCCCCGCGGTCCTGCGCCCGCCCGCCGACGACGTCCTGGACACCACCGCGCTGGGCCGCTACGTCCGGTGGCTGGCGACGGAACGCGGCCGCGAGTTCCGCAGCTACGACGAGCTGTGGCGCTGGTCCGTGGACGATCTCGAGGGCTTCTGGTCGTCGATCTGGGACCACTTCGGTGTCCGGGGCACCTACGACACCGTGCTCGGGGACCGGGACATGCCGGGTGCGCAGTGGTTCCCGGGCGCCACGCTGAACTACGCCGAGCACATGCTGGGCCTGCCCGAGGACGCGGACCGGACCGCGGTGATCGCGCGCTCGCAGACCCGCGGTCCCGTCGAGCTGACGTTCGCCGAGCTCACGGATCAGGTGGCGCGGGCCCGGGCGGGCCTGCGCCGGCTCGGCGTCGGTCGCGGGGACCGGGTCGTCGGGTTCCTGCCGAACATCCCGGAGGCGCTCGTCGCGTTCCTGGCGACGGCGTCCCTGGGCGCGGTCTGGGCGTCCTGCGCGCCGGAGTTCGGGGCGCGCAGTGTGATCGACCGGTTCGCGCAGATCGAGCCGACGGTGCTGGTCACGGTCGCGGGCTACACCTACGGCGCCAAGGAGATCGACAAGACCGCCGAGGTCGAGGCGGTGCGGGCCGGGCTGCCGACGCTGCGCCACGTCGTCGGCGTGGAGTACGGGCCGCACCGCGTCCCGGACGCCGTGAGCTGGGACGACCTGCTTGCCGAGACCGAGCCGCCGGCGTTCGAAGCGGTCCCGTTCGACCACCCGCTCTACGTGCTCTTCTCCTCCGGCACGACCGGCCTGCCGAAGGCGATCGTGCACGGCCACGGCGGAATCCTGCTCGAGCACCTCAAGTCCGGCGCGTTCCAGCTGGACACGCGACCCGGCGACCACGTCCTGTGGTTCACCACCACCGCCTGGACGATGTGGAACATCATCGTCTCGGGCCTGCTGCACCGGGCGGCCGTCGTCCTGGTCGACGGGAACCCGCTGTACCCGGACCTCACCGAGCAGTGGCGGATCGCGGCGGAAACCGGGGTGTCCCTGCTGGGGACCAGCCCCGCCTACCTGATGTCCTGCCGCAAGGAGGGGATCGAACCGGCCCGCGAGGTGGATCTCTCGAAGCTCCGCATGCTCGGGATCACCGGCTCACCGTTGCCGGACGAGGGCTTCGAGTGGGCGCAGGAGCAGTTCGGGGACCGGGTGCTCGTCAACTCGATGAGCGGCGGCACGGACGTCTGCTCGGGGTTCGTCGCGGGCAACCCCTGGCTCCCGGTCTACCGCGGCGAGATCTCCGCCCCGTGCCTCGGGGTCGACGCGACGGCGTTCGACCCGGAGGGCGAGGAGATCGTCGGGGAGCTGGGGGAGCTGGTGATCCGCAAGCCGATGCCGTCGATGCCGGTGCGGTTCTGGAACGACCCCGGCGACGAGCGCTACCGGTCGTCGTACTTCGAGGCCTACCCCGGGGTCTGGCGGCACGGGGACTGGGTCGTGATGTCCTCCCGCCGCACCTTCGTGATCAGCGGCCGCTCCGACGCCACGCTCAACCGCGGCGGCGTCCGGCTGGGCACGGCCGAGTTCTACTCGGTGGTCGAGGAGCTCCCCGAGGTCGCCGACAGCCTCGTCGTGCACCTGGAGGACAGCGGGGGAGGACCGGGTGAGCTGCTGCTGTTCGTCGCCCTGTCCGACGGCGCGGAGCTCGACGACGCGTTGCGCGCGCGGATCCGCGGCGCGCTGCGCACCGAGCTGTCCCCGCGGCACGTGCCGGACGACATCCGGGTCGTCCCGGCGGTGCCGCGCACGCTGACCGGCAAGAAGCTGGAGACCCCGATCAAGCAGATCCTGCGCGGCCGCCCGCCCGCCGAGGTGATCAGCGCCGACGCGGTCAGCGACTTCTCCGCCGTCGCCGCCTTCGCCACGCCAGACGCGGGGAGCGGGGACGACACGTGA
- a CDS encoding signal peptidase II codes for MSRRGALVAMVAAFAAVSWGIKEAVEASLAGGRVVDLGIVQLRLLRNSGISFSMGAGLPAWVILAVTGLITLVVAVFGWRGAPTLPVLGLVGVSGILAGALTNLADRAIDGAVTDYLHTGWFATFNVPDSLITLGVVALAIAFLLQPDTPAETKD; via the coding sequence GTGAGCCGCCGCGGTGCGCTCGTGGCGATGGTCGCGGCGTTCGCCGCGGTCTCCTGGGGGATCAAGGAGGCCGTCGAGGCCTCGCTGGCCGGCGGCCGCGTCGTCGACCTGGGGATCGTGCAGCTGCGGCTGCTTCGCAACTCCGGGATCTCGTTCAGCATGGGCGCGGGCCTGCCCGCCTGGGTGATCCTCGCGGTCACCGGGCTGATCACGCTGGTCGTCGCCGTGTTCGGCTGGCGCGGGGCCCCCACCCTGCCGGTCCTCGGCCTGGTCGGGGTCTCCGGCATCCTCGCCGGCGCGCTGACGAACCTGGCCGACCGCGCGATCGACGGCGCGGTCACGGACTACCTGCACACCGGCTGGTTCGCGACCTTCAACGTCCCCGACTCGCTGATCACGCTCGGCGTCGTCGCGCTCGCGATCGCGTTCCTGCTGCAGCCGGACACCCCGGCGGAGACGAAGGACTGA
- a CDS encoding LLM class F420-dependent oxidoreductase → MKLGCHVGYWSSGPPAGAQEAVLAAERLGYEAIWSAEAYGSDCLTPLAWYGAATSRILLGTNILQMSARTPAATAMAALTLDHLSGGRFVLGLGASGPQVVEGWYGQPYPKPLARTREYIAIVREILARERPVEFDGEFYQLPLQGGAGLGKALKSTVHPLRTDLPIHLAAEGPKNVALAAEIADGWLPLFFSPKTDGFYRAALAEGFARPGARHTSLDDFAVSASMNVIVDDDVEKAADAVRPQLALYIGGMGAKDVNFHNQVFVRMGWEAECAAIQEHYLAGRKADAIAAVPLEMVEDVALVGPKDKIRAELAAWDETVVDTILVHGDAQALQTIADAFG, encoded by the coding sequence ATGAAGCTCGGATGCCACGTCGGCTACTGGTCGTCCGGTCCGCCCGCCGGCGCGCAGGAGGCCGTCCTCGCCGCCGAACGCCTCGGGTACGAGGCGATCTGGAGCGCCGAGGCGTACGGCTCGGACTGCCTGACGCCGCTCGCCTGGTACGGCGCCGCGACCAGCCGGATCCTGCTCGGGACCAACATCCTGCAGATGTCCGCGCGCACCCCGGCCGCCACCGCCATGGCCGCCCTCACCCTCGACCACCTCTCCGGCGGCCGCTTCGTCCTGGGACTGGGCGCGTCCGGGCCGCAGGTCGTCGAGGGCTGGTACGGCCAGCCCTACCCGAAGCCGCTCGCCCGCACCCGGGAGTACATCGCGATCGTCCGGGAGATCCTCGCGCGTGAACGCCCGGTCGAGTTCGACGGCGAATTCTACCAGCTCCCCCTGCAGGGCGGCGCCGGCCTGGGCAAGGCGCTGAAGTCCACGGTCCACCCGCTGCGCACCGATCTGCCGATCCACCTCGCGGCCGAGGGCCCGAAGAACGTCGCGCTCGCCGCCGAGATCGCGGACGGCTGGCTCCCGCTGTTCTTCTCCCCCAAGACGGACGGCTTCTACCGCGCCGCCCTCGCCGAGGGCTTCGCCCGGCCGGGCGCCCGGCACACCAGCCTGGACGACTTCGCCGTCTCCGCGTCGATGAACGTGATCGTCGACGACGACGTGGAGAAGGCCGCGGACGCGGTCCGCCCCCAGCTGGCCCTCTACATCGGCGGCATGGGGGCCAAGGACGTGAACTTCCACAACCAGGTCTTCGTGCGGATGGGCTGGGAGGCGGAGTGCGCCGCCATCCAGGAGCACTACCTGGCCGGACGCAAGGCGGACGCGATCGCGGCCGTGCCGCTCGAGATGGTGGAGGACGTCGCGCTCGTCGGGCCCAAGGACAAGATCAGGGCCGAGCTCGCCGCGTGGGACGAGACCGTCGTCGACACGATCCTCGTGCACGGCGACGCGCAGGCCCTGCAGACGATCGCCGACGCGTTCGGCTGA
- a CDS encoding luciferase domain-containing protein: protein MIGARVLVAAAAGAAGWAVRDYRKWRSLGPGGLPPNVAGWITVTGMRLRGRDPFEPLEPGEGDVSRILLDLPPRDGQRPEVGPHPVPHRVLDQHAPEPVKAALQAVVAELAVPPLEIRTSGWEKHHDALCVRGGPEIAHVHPSDGSMHVVLGAVDARVVVKRRWGEYHPLAGVMLGLPATYTLLYPPRTLAEVEVLRVVLTAAVEHAVSGT, encoded by the coding sequence GTGATCGGCGCGCGCGTCCTCGTCGCCGCGGCGGCCGGGGCGGCCGGCTGGGCGGTGCGGGACTACCGGAAGTGGCGCAGCCTCGGGCCCGGCGGGCTCCCGCCGAACGTCGCCGGGTGGATCACCGTCACCGGGATGCGGCTGCGAGGCCGGGACCCGTTCGAGCCGCTGGAACCGGGCGAGGGCGACGTCAGCCGGATCCTGCTCGACCTCCCGCCGCGCGACGGGCAGCGGCCGGAGGTGGGCCCCCATCCCGTGCCGCACCGGGTGCTGGACCAGCACGCGCCCGAGCCGGTGAAGGCGGCGCTGCAGGCCGTCGTCGCAGAGCTCGCGGTCCCGCCGTTGGAGATCCGGACCAGCGGCTGGGAGAAGCACCACGACGCCCTCTGTGTGCGGGGCGGCCCCGAGATCGCCCACGTCCACCCGTCCGACGGGTCGATGCACGTGGTCCTCGGCGCCGTCGACGCCCGGGTCGTCGTCAAGCGGCGGTGGGGCGAGTACCACCCGCTGGCCGGAGTGATGCTCGGCCTGCCGGCGACGTACACGCTGCTCTACCCACCCCGGACGCTCGCCGAGGTCGAGGTGCTCCGCGTCGTCCTCACCGCCGCCGTCGAGCACGCCGTAAGCGGGACGTGA
- a CDS encoding DnaJ family domain-containing protein translates to MGRDRRRHDPRARRRAGPADDRRRVRLRAAPAPVPSGPGIRGGDRRARPTEDAARVGRREADPRGAGAGDFDRLPGRGKPLPNLHDTSENWWIRSYLEREGISRDVLLPEPIQLRKELAALPETVRGLRTEKAVRDLVRELNLRVVRELRMPTMPRVPLRKADPDAIVEGWREARRPPAPPPPDRPPAAAPPAGRRRWWHRFTGRPLA, encoded by the coding sequence GTGGGACGAGACCGTCGTCGACACGATCCTCGTGCACGGCGACGCGCAGGCCCTGCAGACGATCGCCGACGCGTTCGGCTGAGAGCCGCCCCCGCGCCGGTACCGTCGGGTCCAGGGATCCGGGGAGGGGACCGCCGTGCCAGACCCACGGAGGACGCCGCACGAGTCGGCCGTCGAGAAGCAGATCCGCGAGGCGCAGGAGCGGGGGACTTCGACCGCCTGCCCGGCAGGGGGAAGCCCCTGCCGAACCTGCACGACACCAGCGAGAACTGGTGGATCCGCAGCTACCTGGAGCGCGAGGGGATCTCCCGGGACGTGCTGCTGCCCGAGCCGATCCAGCTCCGCAAGGAGCTCGCCGCGCTGCCCGAGACCGTCCGCGGGCTGCGCACGGAGAAGGCCGTCCGGGACCTCGTGCGCGAGCTGAACCTCCGGGTCGTGCGCGAGCTGCGGATGCCGACGATGCCCCGGGTCCCGCTGCGGAAGGCGGACCCGGACGCGATCGTCGAGGGCTGGCGGGAGGCACGCCGTCCTCCGGCGCCACCGCCCCCGGACCGCCCTCCCGCAGCGGCACCGCCGGCCGGGCGGCGCCGCTGGTGGCACCGGTTCACCGGCCGGCCGCTCGCGTGA